One Desulfitibacter sp. BRH_c19 genomic region harbors:
- a CDS encoding translation initiation factor IF-2 yields MTKMRVYEVAKEYNLSSKEIMWALDKIEIKVKSHMSMVERKDIEKILKYFNISQTKEEPKVQQKSEPSNVTEKKAVTDNKQIKKKVVSQAKSKPQRNKKHKKSRIKGDSTITTLENRPKEIKIKDKIVVQELADKLGISGTELIKKLISSGFMTTINQEIDFDTASIMASDYGVESILDENKDLLELVDEEDDKGTQVERPPVVTVMGHVDHGKTSLLDCIRNENVVSTEAGGITQHIGAYQVKVGERQITFLDTPGHEAFTAMRARGAQATDIAILVVAADDGVMPQTIEAINHAKAAKVPIIVAINKIDRPNANIEKVKQELTEYGLVAEEWGGETIMVPVSAIKKQGIDNLLEMVLLAAEMEELKANPNREAVGIVIEAKLDKGRGPVATILIQKGTITIGDSLIAGTSYGKVRAMINDLGVRIKKAGPSTPVEILGLSDVPDSGEVVRVVDDKIIRNLVDKRKDQKREGELKKSRSVNLDDIFKQMETGEVKELNVIVKADVHGSVEAMQQSLLQLSTEEVKLVIIHGGVGAITETDVMLASASGAIIIGFNVRPDVNARKAAENKQVDIRAYRVIYEALDDIKKAMSGLLDPDIKEVVLGRAEVRATFKVPKAGVIAGSYITDGKFINSAFVRIIRNGAVIHEGKIDSLKRFKDDVKEVAHGYECGIGVENFNDIKEQDIIEAYKFEEIKREL; encoded by the coding sequence ATGACAAAAATGAGAGTTTATGAAGTTGCTAAAGAATATAATTTATCAAGTAAAGAAATAATGTGGGCATTAGATAAGATTGAGATTAAAGTCAAATCTCACATGAGCATGGTAGAAAGAAAAGATATAGAAAAGATACTTAAATACTTTAATATTAGCCAAACTAAGGAAGAGCCAAAAGTTCAACAGAAGAGTGAACCCAGTAATGTAACTGAAAAAAAAGCTGTAACCGATAACAAGCAGATTAAGAAAAAGGTAGTATCTCAAGCAAAAAGTAAGCCACAGAGAAATAAGAAGCATAAAAAAAGCAGAATAAAAGGAGATAGTACTATAACAACTTTAGAAAATAGGCCCAAAGAAATTAAGATAAAAGACAAAATTGTTGTTCAAGAGTTAGCTGATAAGTTAGGAATTTCTGGTACTGAACTCATTAAGAAGTTGATTAGTTCAGGCTTTATGACTACCATTAACCAAGAAATTGATTTTGATACTGCTTCCATAATGGCATCAGATTATGGCGTTGAGTCAATTCTAGATGAGAACAAAGATTTGTTAGAACTAGTCGATGAAGAAGATGATAAAGGTACACAAGTTGAGAGACCACCAGTTGTTACCGTTATGGGGCACGTTGACCATGGAAAGACATCCTTACTTGACTGTATAAGGAATGAAAATGTAGTATCTACAGAAGCTGGAGGAATTACACAGCATATTGGTGCGTACCAGGTTAAAGTGGGAGAAAGGCAAATAACTTTTTTGGATACACCTGGGCACGAAGCTTTTACTGCAATGAGAGCCAGGGGAGCACAAGCAACTGATATAGCTATTCTAGTTGTAGCTGCAGATGACGGTGTAATGCCTCAAACCATTGAAGCAATTAACCATGCAAAAGCTGCCAAAGTTCCAATCATTGTGGCGATTAACAAAATAGATAGACCTAATGCCAATATTGAAAAAGTAAAACAGGAACTAACAGAGTATGGTTTAGTTGCGGAAGAGTGGGGCGGAGAGACTATTATGGTTCCAGTATCCGCCATTAAGAAGCAGGGAATAGATAATTTACTGGAGATGGTGCTTCTAGCTGCTGAAATGGAAGAGTTAAAGGCCAACCCCAACAGAGAAGCTGTAGGCATAGTAATTGAGGCAAAATTAGATAAGGGCAGAGGACCAGTAGCTACCATCTTGATACAAAAGGGAACAATTACTATTGGGGATAGCTTGATAGCAGGTACCTCCTATGGAAAAGTTAGGGCAATGATAAATGATCTAGGTGTACGTATAAAAAAGGCAGGTCCTTCTACTCCAGTAGAGATATTGGGGTTATCGGATGTACCAGATTCGGGAGAAGTTGTACGTGTAGTAGATGATAAAATCATTAGAAACTTAGTCGATAAAAGAAAAGATCAGAAACGAGAAGGAGAACTTAAAAAGTCTCGTTCTGTGAATTTAGATGATATATTTAAACAAATGGAGACTGGGGAAGTCAAAGAACTTAATGTTATTGTCAAGGCTGATGTTCATGGATCTGTTGAAGCCATGCAGCAATCCTTGCTTCAACTTAGTACGGAAGAAGTAAAGTTAGTGATAATTCATGGCGGGGTAGGAGCAATTACCGAAACCGATGTAATGTTAGCATCAGCATCTGGTGCCATTATTATAGGATTTAATGTTCGTCCAGATGTAAATGCCAGAAAAGCTGCTGAAAATAAACAGGTAGATATAAGAGCTTATAGAGTAATTTATGAAGCATTGGATGATATTAAAAAAGCAATGTCAGGACTTTTGGATCCGGATATTAAAGAGGTTGTGTTAGGCAGAGCAGAGGTTAGGGCCACGTTTAAGGTGCCAAAAGCAGGAGTTATAGCTGGTTCATATATTACTGATGGTAAATTTATTAATTCTGCATTTGTTCGTATAATTAGAAATGGTGCTGTTATTCATGAAGGAAAAATAGATTCATTAAAAAGGTTTAAAGACGATGTAAAAGAAGTAGCACATGGATATGAATGTGGAATTGGTGTAGAGAATTTTAATGATATCAAAGAACAGGATATTATCGAAGCATATAAATTCGAAGAAATAAAAAGAGAATTATAA
- a CDS encoding ribosome-binding factor A (associates with free 30S ribosomal subunits; essential for efficient processing of 16S rRNA; in Escherichia coli rbfA is induced by cold shock), producing the protein MVSMRPNRVAEQMKKEMAAIIEHQVKDPRIGFITITNVELSNDLRHAKIFFSSLGNDEEQKKSLEGLEKAKGFIRKEIAQRIQLRYAPEILFRIDNSIEHGVKISRILSEIKSDEKEKEE; encoded by the coding sequence ATGGTATCAATGAGACCGAATAGAGTAGCTGAACAAATGAAAAAAGAGATGGCGGCAATTATTGAACACCAGGTAAAAGATCCCCGAATTGGATTTATTACAATAACTAATGTCGAGCTGTCTAATGACTTAAGGCATGCAAAAATATTTTTTAGTTCTCTAGGTAATGATGAAGAGCAAAAAAAATCATTAGAAGGACTGGAAAAGGCTAAGGGTTTTATTCGAAAGGAAATAGCCCAGCGTATTCAGTTAAGGTATGCACCAGAGATATTATTTAGAATTGATAATTCAATAGAGCATGGAGTAAAGATATCACGGATTTTATCTGAAATAAAATCTGATGAGAAAGAAAAGGAAGAGTAA
- a CDS encoding nucleic acid-binding protein, protein MKKKQIPQRMCIGCRERMEKRNLIRVVRTPQEEVIVDPTGKKAGRGAYLCGKIECLEKAIKTKGLDRALNCSITPEITESLRKYGFDE, encoded by the coding sequence ATGAAAAAAAAGCAAATACCCCAACGCATGTGTATAGGTTGTCGTGAAAGAATGGAAAAAAGAAATCTAATAAGGGTCGTAAGAACACCACAAGAAGAGGTTATTGTTGATCCTACTGGTAAAAAGGCAGGTCGGGGAGCATATCTGTGTGGTAAAATTGAGTGCTTAGAAAAGGCAATCAAAACAAAAGGTTTAGATAGAGCATTAAATTGTTCAATAACGCCAGAAATCACGGAGAGTTTAAGGAAGTATGGTTTTGATGAATGA